The genomic region GATCTTGCGATCAATCGAGTAGAACGAACGCCCGTATTTGAACGGCGAAAAATTGGCGGCGTGCAGAATCTTCATCGTGCTGATTTGTCCTTGGCACCGGCGCGCGCGGCCAGTTCGCCAAACCAACAAATCCGCACGAACTTTATGGGCAATTGAAGGTCAACGGCAGGGCTGCACGAGCCATGCTAAAATCGGGCATGGCCGCCAACGTCCAGGCGCCGGCATATGGCGGTTTCGGGCGCTATGATAGCCGACATTCCCTAGTGAGAGAAAAGATGATTCAGATTTCCAGCACCGCGCAGGAACATTTCCGCAAGCTTCTGGCCCAGCAAACGGAGCCGGACACCCAGATCCGGGTGTTCGTCGTCAATCCGGGCACACCGCGGGCCGAATGTGGCGTCTCCTATTGCCCGCCAAGCGCGGTCGAGCCGACCGACATCAAGCTGGATTTCGACGGTTTTTCGGCCTTTGTCGATCCGGACAGCGCCCCTTACCTAGAAGACGCGCAAATTGATCTGAAAGTCGAGACCGTTGGCTCGCAGCTGACCTTGAAAGCGCCAAACGCGAAAGCTCGCAAAGTCAGCGCCGATGCGCCGCTGCTGGAGCGCATCAATTACGTGCTGGAATCGGAAATCAATCCGCAGCTTGCCTCGCACGGCGGCAATGTCGTGCTGGTGGAATTGACCCAGGACAATATCGCCGTGCTGCAATTCGGTGGCGGT from Permianibacter aggregans harbors:
- the nfuA gene encoding Fe-S biogenesis protein NfuA, which translates into the protein MIQISSTAQEHFRKLLAQQTEPDTQIRVFVVNPGTPRAECGVSYCPPSAVEPTDIKLDFDGFSAFVDPDSAPYLEDAQIDLKVETVGSQLTLKAPNAKARKVSADAPLLERINYVLESEINPQLASHGGNVVLVELTQDNIAVLQFGGGCHGCSMVDVTLKQGIEKTLLEQFPELSGVRDATEHATGDNPYYS